Proteins from a genomic interval of Candidatus Methanoperedens sp.:
- a CDS encoding PAS domain S-box protein has product METNESPKLKALSDISSIDIALDFNEILPKILKIMCEAMRAHSGTIMLVNGSNDELRMVAAYGLPSDYIERVYNAAKKANVLISSSPSGTALITRKYYSVPNVFEEPKNIPWTHLARELGFSAQIFAPMKKGQKVIGLLNVYMTDPHQFTDEEINFVTIAASQASSVVQNARICGQLKDNVLELNKYKEQLEEKINETHKKLYNSERYLRAIIESSLDGIAVVDDQGRFEFGNDSLFDILGWPREEIIGQVFTKIIPEDMLEFMQERWSEIQNGIEIPYETKIRTKKGEIKYIYLSPAKTEFDGKIKYIGISKDISENKKLELNLKESEVRYRDLFENADDPMYTMDTEGYFKEINNAGLDIFGGIEEEVIGSHISRWLTPESSIIAQELLTRQISGEPWNQPIILEVIRKNGEHRWGEIKTRVIKKDGRVNAIHGIAGDITEKRKMEQKLKEYNEKLEKSYESLKEADRIKTEFISNITHELFTPLTSIKGFAELIHDGTVGRINDQQKKSLEAILRNSNRLIGLIKELLDTAYLEKNKFGLQFGLTSINEIISRSIKDIQPLAKEKEISIILDMKQLPKVWGDEGRLIQVIINLLINAVKFTPQKGIITITAFDGPKGIIIRIIDTGIGIPSDKLDRIFDRFYQVDGSTSRKYGGVGLGLSICRSIIEKHFGSIWAESNSKGSTFNITLPKLSQSKKEDLED; this is encoded by the coding sequence ATGGAAACAAATGAATCCCCCAAATTAAAAGCTCTATCAGATATCTCGTCAATAGATATTGCTCTTGATTTTAATGAGATCCTTCCAAAAATACTGAAAATCATGTGCGAAGCGATGAGGGCACATTCAGGAACCATCATGCTTGTCAATGGAAGTAATGATGAACTGAGGATGGTGGCTGCGTATGGATTGCCTAGCGACTATATCGAAAGGGTATATAATGCTGCAAAAAAAGCAAATGTGCTCATATCCTCAAGCCCTTCAGGGACAGCATTAATCACAAGAAAATATTACTCTGTTCCGAACGTTTTCGAAGAACCCAAAAATATACCCTGGACACATTTAGCAAGAGAACTTGGTTTTTCAGCCCAGATATTCGCTCCCATGAAAAAGGGGCAAAAAGTCATTGGTCTCCTGAATGTTTACATGACAGACCCGCATCAGTTTACGGACGAAGAGATCAATTTTGTTACAATTGCAGCATCACAGGCTTCTTCAGTGGTCCAGAATGCAAGAATATGCGGCCAATTGAAAGATAATGTTCTGGAACTTAATAAATACAAGGAGCAGCTTGAAGAGAAAATAAATGAAACACATAAAAAATTATATAATTCTGAGAGATATCTGAGGGCAATAATTGAATCTTCGCTTGATGGAATAGCAGTGGTGGATGATCAGGGCAGATTTGAGTTCGGCAATGATTCGCTCTTTGACATCCTAGGCTGGCCGAGAGAAGAAATAATCGGCCAGGTTTTCACAAAGATAATCCCCGAAGATATGCTGGAATTTATGCAGGAACGCTGGAGTGAGATTCAAAATGGGATCGAGATTCCTTATGAAACTAAAATTAGAACAAAAAAAGGGGAAATAAAATATATATATCTATCCCCTGCGAAAACAGAATTTGATGGAAAAATAAAATATATAGGGATCAGTAAGGACATCTCAGAAAATAAGAAACTTGAATTGAATCTGAAAGAATCCGAGGTCAGGTACAGGGACCTCTTTGAGAACGCCGACGACCCCATGTACACAATGGATACAGAGGGTTACTTCAAAGAAATAAATAATGCGGGACTGGATATATTTGGAGGAATAGAGGAAGAAGTTATAGGATCTCATATATCAAGATGGCTGACACCGGAGAGTTCTATAATAGCTCAGGAACTCCTGACAAGACAAATATCAGGCGAACCCTGGAACCAACCAATAATCCTTGAAGTGATCCGCAAGAACGGGGAGCACAGGTGGGGTGAGATAAAAACAAGGGTTATTAAGAAGGATGGCAGGGTAAATGCAATCCACGGCATTGCAGGGGATATAACTGAAAAAAGGAAGATGGAACAGAAGCTCAAGGAATACAATGAAAAATTAGAAAAATCCTACGAATCTCTCAAGGAAGCCGATAGAATAAAGACTGAATTCATCTCGAATATAACCCATGAATTATTTACACCTCTGACATCGATTAAAGGATTTGCTGAATTGATCCACGATGGGACAGTGGGCAGGATCAATGACCAGCAAAAAAAGAGCCTGGAAGCCATCCTTCGGAACTCAAACAGGCTGATCGGGTTGATCAAAGAATTACTGGACACAGCATATCTAGAAAAAAATAAGTTTGGACTTCAATTCGGTCTAACTTCAATAAATGAGATTATCTCAAGATCCATCAAGGACATTCAGCCCCTGGCAAAAGAGAAGGAAATCTCGATAATCCTTGATATGAAACAGCTTCCGAAAGTCTGGGGGGATGAAGGAAGACTCATCCAGGTGATAATAAACCTGCTTATCAATGCGGTAAAATTCACACCGCAAAAAGGAATTATAACAATTACTGCATTTGATGGCCCAAAAGGTATCATTATCCGAATAATAGATACGGGCATCGGTATCCCCTCTGATAAACTTGACCGCATATTTGACAGGTTCTACCAGGTAGATGGTTCAACTAGTAGAAAATACGGGGGAGTCGGTCTTGGACTTTCGATATGCAGGAGCATAATAGAAAAACACTTCGGTTCCATCTGGGCAGAGAGTAATAGCAAGGGAAGCACATTTAATATAACGCTGCCCAAATTGTCACAAAGCAAGAAAGAAGACTTGGAGGATTGA
- a CDS encoding ABC transporter permease encodes MFDAGIESGRFAASFYKSWIMAKRNFFTIFEVLFWPFIGLMSIGLMANFLSMSPNAISFILIGAIAFSIVQVCQIDVAYVMLFDMWSKSIKHTFIAPVRGYHLIIGSLLFGILRGTIVSIILVILSFYAFGFNFFAAGVIPIIVFLAGLFLTSAAIGILVCISILLFGQRAEVAAWTMTGIMMFICGIYYPVTVLPESIQVIARAIPLTYFLEYMRSFYGFGAANVTLGFALAIFYFAAGIIALDRAIMRARRSGILLRLSE; translated from the coding sequence ATGTTCGATGCCGGAATTGAGTCGGGCAGGTTTGCCGCTTCTTTTTACAAAAGCTGGATAATGGCTAAAAGGAATTTTTTTACCATATTTGAAGTCTTATTCTGGCCATTCATAGGCCTTATGTCCATAGGCCTTATGGCTAATTTTTTATCAATGAGCCCCAATGCCATTTCTTTCATCCTTATAGGTGCGATCGCATTCAGCATTGTTCAGGTATGCCAGATTGATGTCGCGTATGTTATGCTTTTTGATATGTGGAGCAAAAGCATAAAACATACCTTCATAGCGCCTGTAAGGGGCTATCACCTGATTATCGGTTCACTCCTCTTCGGCATATTAAGAGGGACTATTGTCTCCATTATCCTGGTTATACTCAGCTTTTATGCGTTCGGTTTTAATTTTTTTGCTGCAGGTGTGATACCCATTATTGTTTTTTTAGCAGGGCTTTTCCTGACCTCTGCAGCTATAGGTATTCTGGTTTGCATCTCAATCCTCCTGTTCGGCCAGCGCGCTGAAGTGGCCGCATGGACAATGACCGGCATAATGATGTTCATCTGCGGGATTTATTATCCTGTTACAGTGCTTCCGGAAAGTATCCAGGTGATTGCACGCGCAATCCCGCTTACTTATTTCCTTGAATACATGCGTTCATTTTACGGCTTCGGTGCCGCAAATGTAACTCTCGGATTTGCCCTGGCTATATTTTATTTCGCGGCAGGCATTATCGCGCTTGACAGAGCGATCATGAGGGCAAGGCGCTCAGGCATATTGCTGCGGCTCTCCGAGTGA
- a CDS encoding S-layer protein domain-containing protein, with protein MSKRITTVALAVLMLAIALPANAAIQATSVEIRGAVVSVPGSLTDATPRFWDANNFAGFWYDLKDNLMTENLSVLSVGPSTRSISGIAGSEQLIYTTTKTFKTLKVIENGKINATDSDMLKINASGTGKYPILGWQAQPYIPVKSNAKKLAKLIIEQGNATNEKKSLTVGETWDIGDGWTLSAQSIDAKASPRQAWLVLSKDGVKKDDKVIGQGGVYTYIEKSFAGETDVPLFVTYVDSVFAGATSDMVQLRYTWAIGTSVIEVKSADVFGNMEVTQAGADTLILKNKDKSVDLTQDGTVDIMGDMKFRVADSATDLRYYPMVVRTTPGTYEVRGSVISVPNSLSDTTQRFWDASNFAGFWYDLKNNLMTENLSVVSVSNRNIDGANENLTYTTTKTFKTLKVIENNKVNKTDSDMLKINATGTGQYPIIGWQAQPYIPVKANAKKLAKLIIEQGNATNEKKSLTVGETWDIGDGWTLSAQSIDAKATPRQAWLVLSKDGVKKDDKVIAQGGVYTYIEKSFAGETDVPLFVTYVDSVFAGATSDMVQLRYTWAIGTSVTEVKSADVFGNMEVTSAGADTLVLKNKDKSVDLTQDGTVDIMGEMKFRVADSATDLRYYPVVDYQIGAGPGPTGTGVTVTGSVTPTGTGMKPTGNATVAATVVETTAPAVTETAKPAAATATPKEPGFQAVFAIAGLLAVAYLVLRQRK; from the coding sequence ATGAGTAAAAGAATAACAACAGTTGCATTAGCTGTGTTAATGTTAGCAATAGCATTACCTGCAAATGCAGCTATACAGGCGACCAGCGTGGAAATCCGCGGAGCTGTCGTTTCAGTACCAGGCAGTCTTACCGATGCCACGCCTCGTTTCTGGGACGCTAATAACTTTGCAGGATTCTGGTACGATCTAAAAGATAACTTAATGACAGAGAATCTATCGGTCCTGTCAGTAGGTCCTTCAACTAGGTCCATTTCTGGAATTGCCGGATCAGAACAGTTGATTTATACAACGACAAAAACTTTCAAGACTTTGAAAGTGATTGAAAATGGTAAGATCAACGCCACAGATTCTGATATGCTAAAGATCAATGCCAGTGGAACAGGAAAATATCCTATCCTAGGCTGGCAGGCACAGCCCTACATACCGGTAAAATCCAATGCTAAGAAATTAGCCAAGCTTATAATCGAGCAGGGCAATGCCACTAATGAAAAGAAGTCACTGACGGTCGGAGAGACCTGGGACATTGGAGATGGCTGGACATTATCAGCCCAGAGCATTGATGCCAAGGCAAGTCCAAGACAGGCATGGCTTGTCCTAAGCAAGGACGGCGTCAAGAAAGACGATAAGGTAATTGGACAGGGCGGAGTTTATACCTACATAGAGAAAAGCTTTGCAGGCGAGACAGATGTTCCGTTGTTCGTTACATATGTCGACAGCGTATTTGCTGGTGCCACAAGCGATATGGTGCAGCTGAGATATACATGGGCAATAGGTACGTCAGTCATAGAAGTTAAGAGTGCTGATGTATTTGGCAACATGGAAGTAACTCAAGCGGGTGCCGATACCCTTATACTGAAGAACAAAGACAAATCAGTGGACCTTACACAGGATGGAACTGTTGACATCATGGGTGATATGAAGTTCAGAGTGGCAGACAGCGCCACCGATTTGAGATATTACCCAATGGTAGTAAGAACTACTCCTGGAACATATGAGGTACGCGGCTCGGTCATTTCAGTACCAAACAGTCTTAGCGATACCACGCAACGCTTCTGGGATGCTTCAAACTTTGCAGGATTCTGGTATGATCTAAAGAATAACTTAATGACAGAGAATCTATCGGTCGTTAGCGTCTCCAATAGAAACATTGATGGAGCTAATGAAAATTTGACTTACACAACGACCAAAACTTTCAAGACTTTGAAAGTGATCGAAAATAATAAGGTCAACAAGACAGACTCTGATATGCTGAAGATCAATGCCACTGGAACCGGACAATATCCTATCATAGGCTGGCAGGCACAGCCCTACATACCCGTAAAAGCCAATGCTAAGAAATTAGCCAAGCTTATAATCGAGCAGGGCAATGCCACTAATGAAAAGAAGTCACTGACGGTCGGAGAGACCTGGGACATTGGAGATGGCTGGACATTATCAGCCCAGAGCATTGATGCCAAAGCAACTCCAAGACAGGCATGGCTTGTCCTAAGCAAGGACGGCGTCAAGAAAGACGATAAGGTAATTGCACAGGGCGGAGTTTATACCTATATAGAGAAGAGCTTTGCAGGCGAGACAGATGTTCCATTGTTCGTTACCTATGTCGACAGCGTATTTGCTGGTGCCACAAGCGATATGGTGCAGTTGAGATATACATGGGCGATAGGTACGTCAGTCACAGAAGTTAAGAGTGCTGATGTATTTGGCAACATGGAAGTAACAAGTGCAGGTGCCGATACCCTTGTACTGAAGAACAAAGATAAATCAGTGGACCTTACCCAGGACGGAACTGTTGACATCATGGGTGAAATGAAGTTCAGAGTGGCAGACAGCGCCACCGATTTGAGGTACTACCCAGTGGTAGATTACCAGATCGGCGCTGGTCCAGGACCAACAGGCACGGGAGTCACAGTCACAGGATCTGTTACACCAACTGGAACAGGTATGAAGCCAACGGGCAATGCTACCGTCGCAGCAACAGTAGTTGAAACAACGGCACCGGCGGTCACTGAGACAGCCAAGCCAGCAGCAGCAACAGCGACTCCAAAAGAGCCTGGATTCCAGGCAGTCTTCGCGATCGCAGGATTGCTCGCAGTAGCTTACCTCGTGTTGAGACAGAGAAAGTAA